The genomic region GCGGCGAGGATCGCGGCGCCACCGAGGCTGTGGCCGATCAGGATCGAGGGTGCCTTGCGGGTCTCGCGCAGATAAGCGGCGGCGCGGACGAGATCGGCTACGTTGGAGGAGAACGTCGAATTGGCGAAATCGCCGCCGCTGGAGCCGAGCCCGGTGAAGTCGAAGCGCAGCACCGCGATGCCCTTGGCGGCGAGCGCGACCGAGATGCGCTTGGCCGCCAGCGTGTCCTTGCCGCAGGTGAAGCAGTGGGCGAACAGCGCGAACGCCGCGGGCTCGCCGTCAGGCAGCTCCAGCGCGGCCGCGAGCTGATGGCCGCCTTCGCCGGTGAATTGAAAGCGTTCCGTCGGCATGGGCTTCCCCCGTTCTTGCTCGAACCTAATCGCCCGAATAGCGCTGCTCGGCCCATGGATCGCCGCGGTTATGATAGCCGCGGACTTCCCAGAAGCCCGGCGCGTCCTCGGTCCGGAATTCGATGGCCTGGAGCCATTTCGCGCTCTTCCAGAAATAGAGGTGCGGCACCACCAGCCGCACCGGGCCGCCATGCTCTTCCGCCAGCGGCTGGCCGGACCAGCTCTGAGCGAGCAGCGCGTCCTCGGCGGCGAAATCCTCCAGCGCGAGGTTGGTGGTGTAACCGTCATAGGAATGCAGCACGACGAAGCGCGCATCCTCGCGCGGCTGGCAGGCCGCCAGCAGCTCACGCGTAGCAAGCCCTTCCCACTCGTTGTCATAGCGCGACCAGGTCGTGACGCAATGGATGTCCGAGGTGAACCGGGACTGCTTCTGCGCGGCGAATTCGGCAAAGGTCCAGAACACGGGAGTCTCGACCGCGCCATAGACGTCGAGCCGCCAACGCTCGCGCGAGACCGGCGGCGTGACCCCGAGATCGAGCACCGGCCAGTCCTTGGTGAGGTGCTGCCCCGGTGGGAGCCGTTGATCCTCCGGTCGCGTGATCTTCCCGGTGAGAAAGCGGCCCTCGCGCGCCCATTTCTCCTTGGTGCGCGTCAGCTTGCTGTCGGATGGCGTCTCGTCGGTCATGGCCTGCTCGTGGCGATGCATGGCGGAGGCGTGCTTGGTGTCGCGCATGCCATGACAGGCCTGTCCGCTTCCTTCGCTTCGGGAAGGCTTACATCGCCTTTCC from Bradyrhizobium sp. CB1015 harbors:
- a CDS encoding sulfite oxidase-like oxidoreductase encodes the protein MTDETPSDSKLTRTKEKWAREGRFLTGKITRPEDQRLPPGQHLTKDWPVLDLGVTPPVSRERWRLDVYGAVETPVFWTFAEFAAQKQSRFTSDIHCVTTWSRYDNEWEGLATRELLAACQPREDARFVVLHSYDGYTTNLALEDFAAEDALLAQSWSGQPLAEEHGGPVRLVVPHLYFWKSAKWLQAIEFRTEDAPGFWEVRGYHNRGDPWAEQRYSGD